A genome region from Anastrepha ludens isolate Willacy chromosome 3, idAnaLude1.1, whole genome shotgun sequence includes the following:
- the LOC128856326 gene encoding probable U3 small nucleolar RNA-associated protein 11, protein MSSWKKASKSNQKVHRERHQPEDRKHLGLLEKKKDYKKRANNEHLKEHTLKLLHKRALNKNPDEFYHHMINSKLDDDVHHEKEQEPDEHSKVQKALMETQDMQYVTMKRTMEAKKIMRLQSQLHMIDFANTVKNKHTFFDDGDDEVVGKELSRMELAKRLDTHPSLLQRKTNRPRIEDLEKMKLPELSPEEIRKANALKKQSYQELTKRIEREKELAVAQQKLRIKRVLKQKRLLKPKKIRKGTKDAPPIFKFKYERKK, encoded by the exons ATGTCCTCTTGGAAAAAAGCCTCCAAGAGCAACCAAAAGGTGCACCGCGAGCGTCACCAGCCGGAAGATCGCAAACATCTTGGTCTGCTGGAAAAGAAGAAGGATTACAAGAAGCGGGCAAACAATGAACATCTCAAGGAGCACACATTGAAGTTGCTGCATAAACGCGCACTTAATAAAAATCCTGATGAATTCTACCATCATATGATCAATTCAAAGCTAGATGATGATGTTCATCATGAAAAAGAGCAGGAACCAGATGAGCACAGCAAAGTGCAAAAAGCTCTAATGGAGACACAAGATATGCAATATGTGACTATGAAACGCACTatggaagcaaaaaaaattatgcggcTACAGTCACAACTGCACATGATTGATTTCGCAAATACTGTGAAGAACAAGCACACTTTCTTTGACGATGGTGACGATGAAGTAGTCGGGAAGGAGTTGAGTAGGATGGAATTAGCAAAGCGTCTGGACACGCATCCTAGTTTACTACAGCGCAAGACAAATCGGCCACGTATAGAGGATTTAGAGAAAATGAAGTTACCCGAACTGTCTCCAGAA GAAATCAGAAAGGCTAATGCTCTGAAGAAACAGTCATATCAAGAGCTCACCAAACGTATTGAGCGTGAAAAGGAATTGGCAGTGGCACAGCAAAAGTTACGAATAAAACGTGTACTGAAGCAAAAACGACTTCTGAAgcccaaaaaaattagaaaagggaCGAAGGATGCACCgccgatttttaaatttaagtatgaGCGTAAAAAGTGA